Proteins from a single region of Harmonia axyridis chromosome 4, icHarAxyr1.1, whole genome shotgun sequence:
- the LOC123677708 gene encoding kelch-like protein diablo, with protein MGEMALGDRPPSPARLSHTSDKHPKNTLTELNLLRRHRELCDVVLNVGTRKIFAHRVILSACSPYFRAMFTGELAESRQTEVTIRDIDELAMDLLIDFCYTSHIVVEESNVQMLLPAACLLQLTEIQDICCEFLKRQLDPSNCLGIRAFADTHSCRELLRIADKFTQHNFQEVMDSEEFLLLPVSQLVDIISSDELNVRTEEQVFNAVMLWVKYNVSERRQHLPQVLQHVRLPLLSPKFLVGTVGSDLLVRSDESCRDLVDEAKNYLLLPQERPLMQGPRTRPRKPTRRGEVLFAVGGWCSGDAIASVEKFDPQTMEWKMVAPMSKRRCGVGVAVLNDLLYAVGGHDGQSYLNSIERYDPQTDQWSCDVAPTTSCRTSVGVAVLDNLLYAVGGQDGVQCLNHVERYDPKENKWTKVAPMTTRRLGVAVAVLGNYLYAIGGSDGQSPLNTVERYDPRHNKWTLVSPMSTRRKHLGCAVFNNLIYAVGGRDDCMELSSAERYNPHTNTWSPIVAMTSRRSGVGLAVVNGQLYAVGGFDGTAYLKTIEFYDTEQNQWRLCGSMNYRRLGGGVGVMRAPQTENRVW; from the exons ATGGGAGAAATGGCTTTGGGGGATAGACCCCCATCTCCTGCCAGATTGTCACATACTTCTGATAAACATCCCAAAAATACTCTCACAGAGTTGAATTTACTCAGAAGGCATCGAGAATTATGTGATGTAGTTTTGAATGTGGGCACTAGAAAAATATTTGCTCATAGAGTCATTCTTAGTGCATGTAGTCCTTATTTTAGAGCTATGTTCACTGGCGAATTGGCTGAATCTCGACAAACAGAAGTTACAATTAGAGATATTGATGAATTGGCAATGGATTTACTTATAGATTTTTGTTATACATCTCATATTGTAGTTGAGGAATCTAATGTCCAAATGCTTCTTCCTGCAGCCTGTTTATTACAACTGACTGAAATACAGGATATATGTTGTGAATTTTTGAAACGCCAATTAGATCCTTCAAATTGTTTAGGAATTAGGGCTTTTGCAGATACTCATTCTTGTAGAGAATTACTAAGAATTGCTGATAAATTTACTCAGCACAATTTTCAAGAAGTAATGGATAGTGAGGAATTCTTACTACTTCCTGTTAGCCAACTGGTGGATATTATATCTAGTGATGAATTGAATGTGAGAACTGAGGAGCAAGTTTTCAATGCTGTTATGTTATGGGTGAAGTACAATGTGTCAGAACGCAGGCAGCATTTACCTCAAGTCTTACAACATGTTAGATTGCCACTTCTTAGTCCCAAATTTCTTGTTGGAACAGTTGGATCTGATTTATTAGTGAGATCAGATGAGTCGTGTAGAGATCTTGTAGATGAAGCAAAGAATTACCTCCTTTTGCCTCAAGAAAGACCTTTGATGCAAGGACCAAGAACAAGGCCTAGAAAACCAACAAGAAGAg gtGAAGTTCTTTTTGCGGTTGGAGGATGGTGTAGTGGAGATGCTATAGCATCTGTAGAAAAATTCGATCCGCAGACAATGGAGTGGAAGATGGTTGCACCTATGAGCAAAAGAAGATGTGGGGTTGGGGTAGCAGTGTTGAATGATTTGTTATATGCTGTAGGAGGACATGATGGCCAAAGTTATCTGAACAGTATTGAAAG ATATGATCCTCAAACTGACCAGTGGTCTTGTGATGTGGCACCTACAACTTCTTGTAGAACAAGTGTAGGTGTTGCAGTTCTTGACAATTTGCTGTATGCTGTTGGTGGACAGGATGGAGTACAATGCTTGAACCATGTTGAAAG GTATGATCCCAAAGAAAACAAATGGACAAAAGTGGCCCCAATGACAACTCGTCGTTTAGGAGTCGCTGTTGCTGTGTTGGGTAATTATTTGTATGCCATAGGGGGTTCAGATGGTCAATCCCCTTTGAATACAGTGGAGAGATACGATCCTCGTCACAATAAATGGACGTTAGTTAGCCCAATGTCGACAAGAAGAAAACACCTAGGCTGTGCCGTATTCAACAATTTGATATATGCAGTAGGAGGAAGAGATGATTGTATGGAGTTGTCTAGTGCCGAACGATACAATCCACATACAAATACATGGAGTCCTATTGTAGCTATGACATCTAGAAGAAGTGGG GTTGGTTTAGCAGTTGTAAATGGGCAACTGTATGCTGTTGGAGGTTTTGATGGAACAGCTTACCTTAAAACAATAGAATTTTATGACACAGAGCAAAATCAGTGGAGACTATGCGGATCGATGAACTATAGGCGATTAGGAGGTGGAGTTGGTGTTATGAGAGCACCACAAACTGAAAACCGAGTCTGGTAG